AACCGGGTCCTGGAGGGCGTCGACATCGATGCCGTGCTTCACCGCACCGACCTGGTCGGCGTCGCCGCCACGGTGGTCGACGGCATCGACCTGAACAACATCGTCCGGGAGGCCAGCTCATCGGTGACCACCGAGATGATCACCGACGTGCGCAGCGGCAGCGAGCGGGCCGACGACAAGGTGGACCAGTTCGTCGGACGCATTCTGCGCCGCAAGACCGCCGATCCGCAGCAGCGTGACGCGCCGTGACGGCCGAGCTGCGTAACGCCGGGATCGTCAGCCGCTTCGTGGCGGCGATGATCGACGGCCTGGTGGTCCTCGGCTTCCAGGTCGGCGTCTATCTGGCGATCGCCCTGGTCCGGCTGGTGCTCAGCGTGCGGGCGTTCACCCTGCCCGACTACGCCTGGGTCTGGGGCACCACGTCGTTCATCGCGATCGCCATCGCCTACCTGACGCTGTCGTGGGCGGCGTTCGGCCGCACCTTCGGCCAGCTCGTGATGGGAGTCGCGGTGGTGAGCCGGGGGACCGGCCGCAAGCCGAAGCTGGTGCGGGCACTCGGCCGGGCCGCACTGAGCGCCTTCGTCCCGGTGGGCCTGTTCTGGGTGGTGGTCTCGCCCCGGCGCTGGTCCCTGTCGGACCTGGTGTGCTTCACCCGAGTGGTCTACACGCACGACGTCCTGCCCGATCATTCGCCGGTCAGTGGTTCAATACCGGCATGACAGAGAATCCGAATTACGGCCCGCAAGGGGGTCCCACGCAGTGGGGTCCCGCGCCGCAGGACCCGCCGCCGACGGTCGCCGGTCCGTACCCGCCGTCGGGCCCCTACGGCCCGCCGGCCACCGGCCCGTACGGCCCGCCGACCGGCCCGTACACCGGCCCGCCCACGCAGTACGGCGCGCCGCAGCAGCCGGTCCCGAACTTCTTCACGCAGCTGCCGCTGCCGTACAAGCTGTCCCTCGGGTCGGCGGTCTTCGGTGTGCTCACCTACATCATGGGCTTCTTGTCGTGGGTCACGATCGACGACAGCATCGAGCAGAAGGCCAGCCGCTGGGCCGACGACAACAGCAATCAGGTGGGTATCCCGGCGTTCCTCACCATGGTGTTCACCCCCGGCTACTTCCTGCTCTTCCTCGGTGCCGCGGGCGTCGCGTCGTTCGCGTTCCTGGTGCCGAAGTGGCGCCGGTACCTGCCGCACGTCGCCGCCCTAGTGGTGCTGGCATGGCTGGGCCTGCTGGCCTGCGCGCTCGGCCTGCCGTCGTTCATCAGCCTGGGCGCGGGCGCC
The nucleotide sequence above comes from Gordonia sp. PP30. Encoded proteins:
- a CDS encoding RDD family protein, with protein sequence MTAELRNAGIVSRFVAAMIDGLVVLGFQVGVYLAIALVRLVLSVRAFTLPDYAWVWGTTSFIAIAIAYLTLSWAAFGRTFGQLVMGVAVVSRGTGRKPKLVRALGRAALSAFVPVGLFWVVVSPRRWSLSDLVCFTRVVYTHDVLPDHSPVSGSIPA
- a CDS encoding DUF5336 domain-containing protein; the encoded protein is MTENPNYGPQGGPTQWGPAPQDPPPTVAGPYPPSGPYGPPATGPYGPPTGPYTGPPTQYGAPQQPVPNFFTQLPLPYKLSLGSAVFGVLTYIMGFLSWVTIDDSIEQKASRWADDNSNQVGIPAFLTMVFTPGYFLLFLGAAGVASFAFLVPKWRRYLPHVAALVVLAWLGLLACALGLPSFISLGAGAIVSLVLGSLQLALIGAAVIVDGRSES